The Cydia splendana chromosome Z, ilCydSple1.2, whole genome shotgun sequence genome window below encodes:
- the LOC134804095 gene encoding uncharacterized protein LOC134804095 encodes MSANNSPFGRSSKIQRSPPSTPVPPNTGNENAQPTSSKDQTSLDPVPTSEIQNWMSTIDKSLSEICSISTEGKLNSDQKLRIHNLCRKVSHGSANLAVLYQGLKAKALVNHCTLQTLQEKQDLSDSFRALKDSIDNTNRPATHALSFADMVKTSNKNEIRPNNLSSVAIYPKDQSKSSEETKNLVQKIINPEEMKLHVRALRKVKNGGVIISTDTKDDIEKLKLTFKNTSPNLTIDEPFKRRPRVVIVGVPSALREQEVYSCLYEQNIADKFPDLTRENFLASIKLSHKSGKKDAESCNYVLEVPAYIRRALISQNRAFINWSSCPVRDFTTVTKCFKCHFYGHAAKTCKQSEPTCGHCSNLGHSDKDCPFKAEYPKCASCSLFKKPNGHITGDPDCPVRKMAERRYINSIDYGEG; translated from the coding sequence ATGAGTGCTAATAACAGCCCGTTTGGCAGAAGTTCCAAAATTCAGCGTTCCCCGCCATCAACACCAGTGCCACCGAATACCGGAAATGAAAATGCACAACCAACGAGCTCAAAAGACCAGACCAGTCTTGACCCGGTACCAACATCAGAGATCCAGAACTGGATGAGCACCATAGATAAATCTCTTAGTGAAATCTGCAGCATATCGACGGAAGGCAAATTGAACTCCGACCAAAAACTCAGGATCCACAATCTTTGCCGAAAGGTTTCCCACGGTTCCGCAAACTTGGCAGTTCTTTACCAAGGCCTTAAAGCAAAGGCACTCGTTAACCACTGCACTCTTCAGACGCTTCAAGAAAAACAAGACCTATCAGACAGTTTCCGAGCCCTCAAGGACAGTATCGATAACACTAACAGACCGGCCACACACGCACTTTCTTTTGCCGATATGGTGAAAACCAGTAACAAAAACGAAATTCGTCCTAATAATTTGAGCTCAGTCGCAATTTATCCTAAAGATCAGTCGAAGTCAAGCGAGGAAACGAAAAACCTagtacaaaaaattataaatcctGAAGAAATGAAACTACACGTAAGAGCGCTGCGTAAAGTTAAAAATGGCGGTGTTATCATCAGCACTGATACTAAGGACGACATAGAAAAATTGAAATTGACATTTAAAAACACATCCCCGAATCTCACCATCGATGAACCCTTCAAGCGCAGGCCCAGAGTTGTAATAGTAGGCGTACCATCGGCTCTACGGGAACAAGAGGTCTACAGTTGTTTATATGAACAGAATATAGCCGACAAGTTTCCAGACCTAACTCGGGAAAATTTCTTAGCGTCTATCAAATTAAGCCATAAGTCGGGTAAGAAAGATGCAGAGTCCTGTAACTACGTGTTAGAAGTTCCAGCCTATATACGACGAGCTCTCATATCTCAGAACCGAGCTTTCATCAACTGGTCATCGTGTCCTGTCAGAGACTTCACAACTGTTACAAAGTGTTTCAAGTGCCATTTTTACGGCCATGCTGCCAAAACATGCAAGCAATCAGAGCCCACCTGTGGACATTGCAGTAATTTAGGGCACTCGGACAAGGATTGCCCGTTTAAAGCAGAATATCCCAAATGCGCATCATGCAGTCTCTTTAAAAAACCCAATGGTCATATAACTGGAGACCCTGACTGTCCCGTCAGGAAAATGGCCGAACGACGGTACATAAACTCGATTGATTATGGGGAGGGCTAA